From Pseudothermotoga thermarum DSM 5069, a single genomic window includes:
- a CDS encoding potassium channel family protein, whose amino-acid sequence MKLGRYSEALQTIGKSMYCIENAAQPDTFSSIPAAMWWAIVTLTTVGYGDVYPVTLFGRFLAAVIALLGIGLFSLPAGILAAGFVEELRRKKKSREGIICPHCGKKIDYPPNKD is encoded by the coding sequence TTGAAGCTGGGAAGATATTCAGAAGCACTTCAAACTATAGGTAAATCGATGTATTGCATCGAAAATGCAGCTCAGCCTGATACTTTCTCAAGCATACCGGCAGCCATGTGGTGGGCTATAGTCACACTCACAACCGTTGGTTACGGGGATGTGTATCCTGTCACGCTTTTTGGCCGTTTTCTTGCAGCGGTAATTGCCCTGCTTGGAATAGGTTTGTTCTCTTTGCCGGCTGGAATACTTGCGGCAGGATTTGTTGAAGAGCTTAGAAGGAAAAAGAAATCCAGGGAAGGTATTATTTGCCCACACTGTGGAAAGAAAATCGATTATCCGCCGAACAAAGATTAA
- the purL gene encoding phosphoribosylformylglycinamidine synthase subunit PurL, producing MLKYRELGLNDEEYKKICQDLGREPNDVELGMYSVTWSEHCSYKHSKPLLKLFPTSGKHVVQGPGENAGAVDIGDGLVVVFKMESHNHPSAVEPFQGAATGVGGIVRDVLAMGARPIALLDSLRFGDIRKPNVKYLFNGVVGGISFYGNCIGVPTVAGEIYFNSCYDDNPLVNVMCVGIARREELKFSRTGKTGARVLLVGALTGRDGIHGASFASQELDEESHSKRPSVQVGDPFMEKLLIEACLEACKVDGVLAVQDLGAAGLTSACSEVAAKSNKGIVIDLSKVPRREANMSTYEVVLSESQERMLLIVEEKALQKVKEIFEKWDLVFSEIGYLTDDGFFTVYEGSELVARVPVKSLTEGVPIVYIGPKERRLNVEEPNPPEPLNVQDIFIKLLSSENIASKRFVFEQYDHRVGINTVVLPGGDAAVLRIKGTNKGIAVSVDCNSLYCYVDPYEGGKIAVAEAARNVVVTGAKPLGITDCLNFANPDDPEVYWELKRCIEGMAEAAKVLEIPIVSGNVSLYNESLKNRIYPTPTVGIVGLIEDISKRCSADFKSENDLVVLLGFHSDRFTASEYLRLIHNVEIAPSPTLDLEFEKRLQKVCLLAIKEGLLSSAHDVSEGGLAIALAESSILGGFGVECDLFTNVRKDVVLFSETQSRIVVSLPEKNFERLKKLCETFKVPCTILGKIKGERFVIKINGNKVIDVPLDEIIDLYMNSLERKLNYEA from the coding sequence GTGTTGAAGTATCGTGAACTTGGTTTAAATGATGAGGAATACAAAAAAATCTGTCAAGATCTTGGAAGAGAACCGAACGACGTGGAACTTGGCATGTATTCTGTCACGTGGTCCGAACACTGCAGTTATAAACATTCAAAACCTCTGTTGAAACTTTTTCCAACCTCAGGTAAACATGTGGTCCAAGGGCCTGGAGAAAATGCGGGAGCTGTGGACATAGGAGATGGGCTGGTTGTCGTTTTCAAAATGGAAAGTCACAACCATCCATCGGCTGTCGAGCCTTTCCAAGGAGCTGCAACAGGAGTTGGAGGAATAGTAAGAGATGTCTTGGCGATGGGAGCTAGGCCAATTGCTTTGCTTGATTCTTTGAGGTTTGGTGATATAAGAAAGCCAAATGTCAAATACCTTTTCAACGGTGTGGTTGGTGGAATATCCTTCTATGGAAACTGTATAGGAGTTCCAACCGTCGCTGGGGAGATATACTTCAACAGTTGTTACGATGACAATCCTTTGGTCAACGTCATGTGCGTCGGAATAGCGCGAAGAGAAGAACTGAAGTTCTCAAGGACTGGTAAAACTGGTGCAAGGGTTCTTTTGGTCGGAGCTTTGACTGGAAGGGATGGAATTCACGGCGCAAGTTTTGCTTCTCAAGAACTCGACGAAGAGTCTCATAGCAAAAGGCCATCGGTTCAAGTTGGAGATCCCTTTATGGAAAAACTTCTCATAGAAGCATGTCTTGAAGCATGCAAAGTCGATGGAGTACTTGCTGTTCAAGATCTTGGAGCAGCAGGTTTGACTTCAGCGTGCTCCGAAGTTGCCGCAAAGTCCAACAAGGGAATAGTAATAGATTTAAGCAAGGTTCCAAGAAGGGAAGCCAATATGAGCACTTACGAAGTGGTTCTTTCCGAATCTCAAGAAAGGATGCTTTTAATCGTTGAAGAAAAAGCTTTGCAAAAGGTAAAGGAAATCTTTGAAAAATGGGATCTTGTGTTTTCCGAAATTGGTTATCTGACAGACGATGGATTTTTCACCGTTTACGAGGGTTCAGAGTTGGTTGCAAGAGTGCCAGTTAAATCTTTGACGGAAGGTGTTCCGATAGTTTACATCGGGCCAAAGGAACGAAGGTTGAACGTTGAAGAACCAAATCCTCCTGAGCCTTTGAACGTTCAAGACATTTTCATAAAGCTTCTTTCAAGTGAAAACATTGCAAGCAAGCGTTTTGTCTTCGAACAGTATGACCATAGGGTGGGAATAAACACCGTTGTTCTTCCAGGTGGAGATGCTGCTGTTTTGAGAATAAAGGGTACGAACAAAGGTATAGCCGTCAGCGTTGATTGTAATTCTTTGTATTGTTATGTAGATCCATACGAAGGTGGAAAAATAGCCGTTGCAGAAGCTGCAAGGAACGTCGTTGTGACTGGCGCAAAACCTCTAGGAATAACCGATTGTCTTAACTTTGCTAACCCCGACGATCCGGAAGTTTATTGGGAATTGAAAAGATGCATAGAGGGAATGGCCGAAGCAGCAAAGGTGCTTGAAATACCTATAGTCAGTGGAAATGTGAGCCTTTACAACGAAAGTTTGAAAAATCGAATATATCCAACCCCTACCGTTGGAATCGTTGGGTTGATTGAGGATATAAGCAAAAGATGTTCAGCTGATTTTAAAAGCGAGAACGATTTAGTGGTGCTTTTAGGTTTTCACAGCGATCGATTCACTGCTTCGGAATATTTAAGGCTTATTCACAACGTTGAAATTGCACCTAGTCCAACCTTGGATCTAGAGTTTGAAAAAAGGCTTCAGAAAGTTTGTTTGCTGGCTATTAAAGAGGGATTGCTAAGTTCTGCGCACGACGTTTCTGAAGGTGGTTTAGCGATAGCACTTGCAGAAAGTAGTATCCTTGGCGGCTTTGGGGTGGAGTGCGATTTGTTCACCAACGTAAGAAAAGACGTAGTTTTATTCAGTGAGACTCAATCTAGGATTGTTGTAAGTTTACCAGAGAAGAACTTTGAAAGGTTGAAAAAACTTTGTGAGACTTTCAAGGTACCTTGCACAATTTTAGGAAAGATCAAAGGTGAAAGGTTTGTCATAAAAATCAACGGAAATAAGGTCATAGACGTTCCTTTAGACGAAATCATAGATCTTTACATGAATTCCCTTGAGAGGAAGTTAAATTATGAAGCTTAA
- the purN gene encoding phosphoribosylglycinamide formyltransferase produces MSKPLCLGVLVSGQGTNLQAIIDACERKEINAYVGVVISNKPNAYALQRAKKHGIPNYVILRKDYPSQLEYEKAMVEILKAHEVELVVLAGFMKILSSYFIECFRNRIINIHPSLIPAFCGKGFYGMKVHEAVIEYGVKVTGATVHFVDENVDAGPIILQEPVFVDQNDTPETLAQKVHEVEHKLLVKAIKLLSENKVEIVGRRVIIKEGE; encoded by the coding sequence TTGAGTAAACCGCTTTGCCTTGGAGTACTTGTCTCAGGTCAAGGTACAAACCTTCAAGCCATCATCGACGCATGTGAAAGGAAGGAGATCAATGCCTACGTTGGAGTAGTCATAAGCAACAAACCGAACGCCTACGCCCTCCAAAGGGCAAAAAAGCACGGTATACCAAACTATGTGATTTTGAGAAAAGATTATCCAAGCCAGCTTGAATATGAAAAAGCGATGGTTGAAATACTCAAAGCGCATGAGGTCGAGCTTGTTGTGCTCGCTGGTTTTATGAAGATCTTATCGTCGTACTTCATCGAGTGTTTCAGAAACAGGATAATAAACATTCACCCTTCGCTAATACCAGCTTTCTGTGGCAAAGGTTTTTACGGAATGAAAGTTCACGAAGCAGTTATAGAGTACGGCGTAAAGGTCACCGGGGCAACCGTGCACTTTGTGGATGAAAACGTTGACGCTGGCCCCATAATCCTTCAAGAACCAGTTTTTGTCGATCAAAACGATACGCCTGAGACTTTGGCGCAAAAAGTTCACGAAGTTGAACATAAGCTTTTGGTGAAAGCGATAAAGCTTTTGAGTGAAAACAAAGTAGAGATAGTTGGAAGAAGAGTGATCATAAAAGAGGGGGAGTGA
- the purM gene encoding phosphoribosylformylglycinamidine cyclo-ligase: MRTYKEAGVDIDAADRAVEMIKELAKKTFDKNVIGEIGSFAGFYKLRGYKNPVLVSGADGVGTKLKIAFMLDKHDTVGIDCVAMCVNDVLVHGAFPLFFLDYIATGKLVPEKIAQIVKGIVDGCMEAECVLIGGETAQMPDFYKEDEYDLAGFAVGVVEEEMLIDGSKIKEKDVVIGIASSGLHSNGFSLARKVLLGKYKIDEYFEELGKTLGEELLTPTKIYVKVIKQLDLNKINGMAHITGGGLLENLPRILSKGLQIIIRKDSWECPPIFKLIQKTGQIEECEMFRTFNMGIGFTIVVRPEDADDFVRRINALGHRAFIIGEVQKGERGVVIE; the protein is encoded by the coding sequence TTGAGAACCTACAAAGAAGCCGGTGTTGATATCGATGCGGCTGATAGGGCTGTGGAGATGATAAAAGAGCTTGCAAAGAAAACCTTTGACAAAAACGTAATAGGTGAAATAGGAAGTTTTGCGGGATTTTATAAACTTCGAGGTTACAAAAATCCAGTACTTGTTTCCGGTGCAGATGGAGTTGGAACCAAGCTCAAAATAGCCTTCATGTTGGACAAACACGATACGGTTGGCATAGACTGTGTGGCGATGTGCGTCAACGATGTGCTTGTTCACGGTGCATTCCCGCTGTTTTTCTTAGACTACATAGCCACAGGAAAGTTGGTTCCTGAAAAAATAGCACAAATTGTGAAAGGCATAGTCGATGGATGCATGGAAGCCGAGTGTGTTCTAATCGGCGGTGAGACGGCACAAATGCCGGATTTTTATAAGGAAGACGAGTACGATTTAGCAGGTTTTGCAGTAGGTGTGGTGGAAGAGGAAATGTTGATAGACGGCTCAAAAATAAAAGAAAAAGATGTAGTCATTGGCATAGCCTCAAGTGGTCTTCACAGCAACGGATTTTCCCTCGCAAGAAAGGTTTTGCTTGGTAAGTACAAAATCGATGAATATTTTGAAGAACTTGGGAAAACACTGGGTGAAGAGTTGCTGACCCCAACAAAGATTTACGTGAAAGTCATCAAACAGCTTGATCTAAATAAAATAAACGGCATGGCTCACATAACTGGCGGAGGACTTTTGGAAAACCTTCCAAGAATTTTGTCAAAAGGTTTGCAAATAATCATAAGGAAAGATTCTTGGGAATGTCCACCTATTTTCAAATTGATTCAAAAAACTGGGCAAATTGAAGAATGTGAAATGTTTAGGACCTTCAACATGGGGATTGGTTTTACGATCGTGGTTAGACCAGAAGACGCCGATGACTTTGTCAGAAGAATAAACGCGCTTGGACATCGTGCCTTTATCATAGGGGAAGTTCAAAAGGGCGAAAGAGGTGTTGTGATTGAGTAA
- the purD gene encoding phosphoribosylamine--glycine ligase: MKILVVGSGGREHAIAWKILNDNPNFELYCIGTNAGISEIAKCVELKTIEEIADFAQQSKIDFTVVGPEAFLAQGIVDEFSKRGLKIFGPNKKAAQLESSKVFAKQFMLKYGIPTADFAVFDDPNEATRFVEKKDEPLVIKADGLAAGKGTFVAKTKQEALNAIDLLMRKKIFKEAGAKIVVEKFLEGKEVSALAFCDGQTVVPMPGCMDYKRAYDNDQGPNTGGMGCVSPVSHYDKQMQHMTYKLVFERTLEGLQKEGIDYRGVIYAGLMITKQGPFVLEYNCRFGDPETQVLMLLLKSNLLEILQATVERQLSRMKVDWFGKAGICVVLASGGYPENYEIGYEIKGLEECKAIVFHAGTKKVNGKCVTNGGRVLNVCAVGETVAHAREIVYREIKKIHFEKMHYRTDIGLNV; encoded by the coding sequence ATGAAAATTTTGGTCGTTGGCAGCGGTGGAAGGGAACATGCAATCGCTTGGAAGATATTGAATGACAATCCAAACTTTGAGCTTTACTGTATAGGAACTAACGCTGGTATAAGTGAAATAGCAAAATGTGTTGAGCTAAAGACCATCGAAGAAATAGCTGATTTCGCACAGCAGTCTAAGATAGATTTCACGGTGGTTGGACCTGAAGCTTTTCTTGCCCAAGGTATTGTCGATGAATTTTCAAAGAGAGGCCTAAAGATTTTTGGACCTAACAAGAAAGCAGCTCAGCTTGAATCCAGCAAGGTATTTGCCAAACAATTTATGTTGAAATACGGTATTCCAACGGCGGATTTTGCGGTTTTCGATGACCCAAACGAAGCAACAAGATTTGTGGAAAAGAAAGATGAACCTTTGGTAATCAAAGCCGATGGACTTGCCGCTGGGAAGGGAACTTTTGTTGCAAAAACAAAACAAGAAGCTTTAAACGCCATAGATTTGTTGATGAGAAAGAAAATCTTTAAAGAAGCTGGCGCGAAGATTGTGGTGGAAAAATTTCTCGAAGGCAAAGAAGTTTCAGCTTTGGCTTTTTGTGATGGTCAAACTGTTGTACCTATGCCAGGTTGTATGGATTACAAACGTGCTTACGACAACGATCAAGGACCAAACACTGGTGGAATGGGTTGTGTTTCTCCTGTCTCACATTATGACAAGCAGATGCAGCATATGACCTATAAACTTGTCTTTGAAAGAACGTTGGAAGGTCTGCAAAAAGAGGGTATAGACTATCGCGGAGTCATTTACGCAGGTTTGATGATAACAAAGCAGGGTCCTTTTGTTTTGGAGTACAACTGTCGATTCGGTGATCCAGAAACTCAAGTTTTGATGTTGCTTTTGAAGTCAAACCTTCTTGAAATCCTTCAAGCCACCGTTGAAAGACAGCTTTCAAGGATGAAAGTAGATTGGTTCGGTAAAGCGGGCATTTGTGTTGTCTTGGCCAGCGGGGGTTATCCTGAAAACTACGAAATAGGGTACGAAATAAAAGGTTTAGAAGAGTGTAAAGCGATAGTATTTCACGCCGGAACAAAAAAGGTTAATGGAAAATGCGTTACCAACGGTGGTAGGGTTTTGAACGTTTGTGCCGTTGGCGAAACCGTTGCTCATGCTCGTGAAATTGTTTATAGAGAGATCAAGAAAATTCACTTTGAAAAAATGCACTACAGAACTGATATTGGTTTGAACGTTTGA
- the purF gene encoding amidophosphoribosyltransferase — protein sequence MKLKEACGVFGIYSFDFDRDIARTVYYALFALQHRGQESAGIAVSNGKSIKCHKGLGLAFEVFKEEDLVKLSGKIAIGHVRYSTTGSNTFANAQPIVVQCIAGELAIAHNGNIVNADEIRYELEEKGVFFQTTTDSEVIAAILSQGYSKSLEQRIKDSFTLLKGAYSLVIMTNDKLIAVRDPNGFRPLCLGKYNNSYVVASESIALDSIGAQFLRDIEPGEILVIDSAGLRSEKLPTTSRKSLCVFEYVYFARPDSVIEGISVYMARYRMGVELAKEYPVEADLVVGVPDSGTVAAIGYSDYSKIPNGLGLIKNRYIARTFIQPSQKMRSLGVKLKLSPLREIVKDRRIVLVDDSIVRGTTMHQIVKMLKDAGAREVHVRISSPPVRYSCYFGIDTPTRKELVASQMSVEEIRKLIEAESLGYLSIEGLVKAVGLNEGQLCLACFNGNYPLDVPKEGRKYLFEKR from the coding sequence ATGAAGCTTAAGGAAGCCTGCGGTGTATTTGGAATATATTCTTTTGACTTTGATCGGGACATTGCCCGTACGGTTTACTACGCTCTGTTTGCGCTGCAGCACCGTGGACAAGAAAGTGCGGGCATAGCGGTGAGCAATGGGAAAAGCATTAAGTGTCATAAAGGTCTTGGATTAGCTTTTGAAGTTTTTAAGGAGGAAGATTTGGTAAAACTATCAGGAAAGATTGCCATAGGTCACGTTAGATATTCAACAACTGGTTCCAACACCTTCGCCAACGCCCAGCCTATAGTCGTTCAATGTATAGCTGGGGAACTTGCAATTGCCCACAACGGAAACATAGTCAACGCAGATGAAATAAGGTATGAGCTAGAGGAAAAGGGAGTCTTTTTCCAAACGACAACTGACAGCGAAGTGATTGCGGCGATATTGTCACAAGGTTATTCAAAATCTTTAGAGCAAAGAATCAAAGATAGTTTTACCCTGCTGAAAGGCGCGTATTCTTTGGTGATAATGACAAACGACAAACTGATAGCCGTCAGAGATCCAAATGGTTTTAGGCCGCTTTGCTTGGGTAAATACAACAATTCATACGTTGTTGCTTCAGAAAGCATAGCACTCGATTCAATCGGGGCTCAGTTTTTAAGGGACATCGAACCTGGGGAAATCTTGGTTATAGACAGTGCTGGTTTGAGATCCGAAAAACTTCCAACTACCTCGAGAAAATCTTTGTGTGTTTTCGAATACGTGTATTTTGCAAGACCAGACAGCGTGATAGAAGGAATAAGTGTTTACATGGCTCGCTACAGAATGGGAGTTGAGTTGGCAAAAGAGTACCCCGTTGAAGCAGATCTTGTTGTTGGCGTACCAGATTCCGGGACAGTTGCTGCAATTGGTTATTCGGATTATTCGAAAATACCAAACGGATTAGGTTTGATCAAAAACAGATACATTGCAAGAACCTTCATTCAACCATCCCAAAAAATGAGAAGTCTCGGCGTAAAACTCAAGCTAAGTCCGCTTAGAGAAATTGTAAAAGATCGCAGAATTGTTTTGGTCGACGATTCGATAGTTCGAGGCACGACCATGCATCAGATTGTCAAAATGTTGAAAGATGCTGGCGCAAGAGAAGTTCACGTTCGAATAAGTTCCCCACCGGTTAGGTACAGTTGTTATTTTGGAATCGATACACCAACCAGAAAAGAATTAGTGGCTTCTCAGATGAGTGTAGAGGAAATAAGAAAACTGATTGAAGCAGAGTCTTTGGGTTATCTTTCCATCGAAGGTTTGGTGAAGGCAGTTGGATTGAATGAAGGACAACTTTGCCTTGCTTGTTTCAACGGCAATTATCCGTTGGACGTGCCAAAAGAGGGTAGAAAGTATCTTTTTGAAAAGCGTTGA
- the purH gene encoding bifunctional phosphoribosylaminoimidazolecarboxamide formyltransferase/IMP cyclohydrolase: MVKRALISVYDKTSLLDFAKFLFEQNVEIISSGGTARFLKENGIPVKTVEEITGFPEILEGRVKTLHPKIHGAILADRSKPLHLQQLEQLGIETIDMVVVNLYPFEKMYIANASDEEMIENIDIGGPTLIRAAAKNYKNVAIVCDPKDYPIVVDEIKQYGEVRLETRLKLAQKAFELTSYYDSIVARYFRDKTKEIFPEFLTLGFKLHQTLRYGENPHQMAAAYVDLRYEGTIMDTTQLWGKELSFNNIADADAALSIVKEFTQPCAVGVKHTNPCGVACGETLLEAFEKMYEADPISIFGGIVALNRTVDEKTAEKMSQIFLEVVIAPDYDPKALEILMKKKNLRILKVKIDRLNQNELDLRKVSGGLLVQTPDSTDYNELRCVTKREPTPQELEDLLFAWKVVKHVKSNAIVLAKNLATVGIGAGQVNRLWPTEHCVRIAGPKANGAVLASDAFFPFPDAVEVAAKAGVTAIIQPGGSIRDEEVIKVANEYNIAMIFTGTRHFKH; encoded by the coding sequence GTGGTAAAGAGAGCTTTGATCTCAGTTTACGATAAAACAAGCCTTTTGGATTTTGCCAAATTCCTTTTCGAGCAAAACGTTGAGATAATCAGCTCCGGTGGAACGGCGAGGTTCTTGAAGGAAAATGGTATACCTGTGAAAACCGTTGAAGAGATAACCGGCTTTCCGGAAATTTTGGAAGGAAGGGTTAAAACACTTCATCCCAAAATCCATGGGGCCATTTTGGCTGACAGATCAAAGCCGCTTCATCTTCAACAGCTTGAACAATTAGGTATAGAAACGATAGACATGGTTGTTGTCAACCTTTATCCTTTCGAAAAAATGTACATCGCAAATGCTTCAGACGAAGAAATGATTGAGAACATAGACATAGGTGGTCCAACTTTAATTAGAGCTGCGGCGAAAAATTACAAAAACGTAGCTATCGTTTGTGATCCAAAGGACTATCCAATCGTTGTTGATGAAATCAAGCAATACGGTGAAGTGAGACTTGAAACGAGGTTAAAACTTGCCCAAAAAGCTTTCGAATTGACTTCTTATTACGATTCAATCGTGGCTAGGTACTTCCGAGATAAAACAAAAGAAATTTTCCCAGAGTTTTTAACGCTGGGCTTCAAACTTCACCAAACCTTAAGGTATGGTGAAAATCCACATCAAATGGCGGCTGCTTACGTCGATCTCAGGTATGAAGGAACGATAATGGATACCACACAGCTTTGGGGTAAAGAACTTTCTTTCAACAACATAGCCGATGCAGATGCGGCTTTGAGTATCGTTAAAGAATTCACCCAGCCCTGCGCGGTGGGTGTAAAGCATACCAATCCGTGTGGTGTGGCATGCGGGGAAACTTTGTTGGAGGCTTTTGAAAAGATGTACGAAGCTGATCCAATATCCATCTTTGGTGGTATAGTGGCTTTAAACAGAACAGTTGACGAAAAAACGGCCGAAAAGATGTCTCAGATCTTTCTTGAGGTTGTAATAGCACCGGATTACGATCCGAAAGCTTTGGAAATTTTGATGAAAAAGAAAAATTTGAGAATACTTAAAGTGAAAATCGATAGATTGAACCAAAATGAGCTTGATTTAAGAAAAGTCTCGGGTGGACTACTTGTTCAAACACCAGATTCAACAGATTACAACGAACTGAGGTGTGTGACGAAAAGAGAACCAACGCCACAAGAATTGGAAGATCTTCTCTTCGCATGGAAGGTCGTCAAACACGTGAAATCAAACGCCATCGTCTTGGCAAAGAATCTTGCCACAGTTGGAATAGGAGCTGGGCAGGTCAACAGACTCTGGCCAACTGAACACTGTGTGAGAATAGCAGGTCCAAAGGCAAACGGCGCGGTTTTGGCTTCCGACGCCTTCTTTCCATTTCCAGATGCCGTCGAAGTTGCGGCGAAAGCAGGAGTTACCGCGATAATCCAACCGGGTGGATCGATTCGAGATGAAGAAGTTATCAAAGTGGCAAATGAATACAACATCGCCATGATTTTCACCGGAACAAGGCATTTTAAACACTGA